The genomic region GTTTAATTTCTTCATCCAAACATTCTAATGAatgctttatattttattatttgatgaaacAACTAcagtatgaaaaagaaaatacgatatgaatattaattttgattcaaaCATATCAATACTCATAAATAAGGTATAAATATTAGACATTGCACATATTCTGAATACAAATATTTCCACTGACCAATTTTTTGGCATCTCTCTAACAACAAGTGATACACCTTAGTTGGTAAGTCTCACGAATCCCTAGGTCAGCGTCGTGACGCTTTTGATGGTTGTAATATTCGACAGTACAAGAACAGCCTCGTTGCATAGGATTCCAGTAGAAGTAGAAGCTTCATTCTCAACGTGTTCCGTCTCATAACGGCTACATTTTCCCACAAAGACACAGGCTCCATTAGAGTAACTTTTAGggtgataaattttaaattattttttagtgagtgttatataaaattaattttttttaagatctcttttatatttattttagggaTAAATCTCTTTAGGATTTTTATACCCTGTACCAGAACCTATTTTCtaccttaaatttttttattacatcttTATTACAAGATTcacataaaatcaaatattaaactCAAAATCCTTAGTGAACCTCTTATATTAAAGTTGCCCTtactctcaaaaaaaaaaaaacgagaaaATAATTCCCTTTTTCTAACTCtcctttttcattattattattattattattattattattattattattattattttctttccttgttAGAAGACCGTTACTCTTCTCTTGTCTTCTCTTTGTCTCCTTAAACCCCAAGTCGGAGCAGGAGCCATTACTCTCCGCCACCGCCATGACGGTTGCAAGCGCCGCCTCTTCACGCACCAAGAGGCTCGTCAAGCTAACGCTCTCGCTCCTCCGCCTCGGCTTCAACTCCTCCAAATGGTACTTCACTGCACCTTGAACTCTCTCTCTTTCGCATTAAACGACGCACAAATAAACAAAACGACTGTGTGTGTGGTTGCAGCAAAACGGCAGCGAAGATGGCGGTGGCGAGGATCAAGCTGCTGCGGAACAAGAGAGAGGTGGTCGTGAGGCAGATGCGACGCGACATTGCCCTTCTTCTCCAGTCTGGTCAAGACGCCACCGCTCGCATCAGGGTAATACTAAtaacaaaaatgcaaaaatggGGATTCCTTTTTAACCTAATTGTTCTTGCTTCTCTTCTTGAATCCTTCCACGTTATTCTGCATCTGTTTCTTTTTGTTGGTTCTGTTTTCTTGCATCCAAGAACCCCCTCCATCTTGGAGCCCAATAATGTCAAGAatgtgcttcttcttccttctctatGAAACCTGAATCCTTCAAGGCTGGAGCTTTGATACTAGTCGGTAGAATCTTGATAAAATTAGGGGTAAATTGTGTTGaaatatctttaatctttatttctttaatctttattttttatgctgAAGTTAAAAATTCACACAGGTCTATAATTTAGGACAATTCATCAAAAGTCCTAGCATCTATGTTTGATTATTAAGAATTAGGTAAAATACTTGGatccataattaatttttgatgtAAGATTCTTTGACATTTGTTGTAAGATCTTTACAGCTATCCATCATGAtcacaaacaataatattatgattttttttcaaccgaaatctttttatttctcaatAGGACTTTTCGTAACTCTTCAAATGAGGAGAAGAAAAACTATGTGTGACGGTTGAGTATATTGAGAATCATAATCTTCTTATAATGTCTTAACCTAACAGCGTTTTCATTATCTCATAATAGATCAACACCTGCTTATTTAAAGttcatatcatcttatttaattatctaaCATACTCATTTAATTTgatcaaatgaaataaaatcctctaataataataaatagttaatataattttacattggaATGGAAAATTCCAACAAATTGCACATTGTACATATAAAACATTGCAGAACTTTGAGAGTCAACACCTCCCAATATCAGCATAAAGCTAATTAACTAATTGTAACTTACTAATGGTGTTATCTATAACAATTAACAAGATGAGGTcacatttaattttctaattctttCCAAAAATTATTCTTGAATGACAACTTTTAGTGTTATGAAGAAAGAGCATTCAGTGTGAAGTTGTATCGATGTAAAGGTTCACGAGAACTAATTGGGATGTTCTAGTCAAAAGACATAAGACATTAATTGTCATCTTTGACTTATATCAGTACATAGTTAGTTTCAAATGCTTAAGGTTATAGATGCCGGTCTCTTTAGTCACTTCAGGGGATActaaaaaagggtgagaatttGTAACAAGAGGATTTAGCTTTTATTTCAGTACAAGTCTTTTAAAGAGTATTATGATTTAGGTTGGTTTATAGTATCTATTGATCGTCACAATATCTAAGCATCACGAGATGTCTTTCCCATTTATGACTACTGTGCCATCTCGTGTCTCGAGGCTTCAGACGTCTCAAGAACATTTTCTATGTTGAACTGTGCCAAACTACTTATTGAATCAGAATTCATTACTTCTCAGTAAGCTTTTCCACCATGATATCCTTTTCTAACTAAATAAATCTAACTAATAGTAAAGAAGAGGCCACATGTAATTTTCTAGTATTTAGTATTTACCAATAATTATCCTTAAATGATGTCTTTTAATGTAATAAAGAAAGAGAATTTAGGATGAAATTGTATCTAATGTAAGCTTTCATGGGAATTAGTCCAACAATATACTTTTGGGAAGGCTGTGAGAAATGCTCACTTTTTTAGAAGGAATGACATTTGAAAGTTAGAGGTGGTATGGTGACttatcaaatgcctttttaatttgataattgagatgactattttgtgatttttacaGAAAGATTTTTGTGGCTTTGTAGGTTGAACATGTCATGAGAGAGCAAAATGTTTTGGCTGCAAATGAGTTCATTGAACTCTTCTGTGAATTAGTTGTGGCCAGGCTCCCAATCATTTCAAAGCAAAGGTAAAGTGTTTCGGAACctcattatattattataaaagtgaCAGGTTTGAAATTCTGATGTTAATCCTACTTGTTTCAGGGAATGTCCAGCAGATTTGAAAGAAGGAATTGCTAGCTTAATATTTGCAGCCCCTAGGTGCTCTGAAATACCAGAACTTGTGGCACTTAAGAATATCTTTGACAAGAAATATGGGAAAGATTTTGTATCTGCAGCTGTTGATCTCAGACCTAGCTGCGGTGTAAATCGCCAGGTAAGCCTATTTCTGACTGCCATTTTTCTTGTATTTGCTTACAAAAAAGCAGCCTTTTGGATTTTGATGCTTGCTTGTCAGTAAACTACTTAATTTCTATTAATCCACAACAAGTATTCATACTAGTGTTGCAAATGGGAATGAATTTTAGTTGATTGAAAAGCTCTCAGTACGAACACCACCGGGTGAAGTAAAATTGAAAGTGTTGAAGGAAATAGCTAAGGAACATCAAATTGATTGGGATACTACAGAAAGTGAGACAGAACTTCTCAAGCCTCCAGAAGAGCTAATAGTACGTTTTGTGTCTTGGTTTTCCTTGCTTTCTTCTCATGCTTTGTCTCAAGTTTTAATTGATGATTTGGCTCTTTCTCTCTTGTCAGGTAGGGCCACGTGCTTTTGTCAGCGCCAGCAGCCTACCAGTGAAACATTCTTCAAATGTGTCAGTGGAATCAAATCAGCCAGCTACTAGGTGATCCATTTATTTCTAGATTCTACCCTATTAGATGTGTGCATTATATTGTCATCTTATTTCTCTAATGGAATTTTTTGGTGATTCATCAGATTATCAGGTGGTGGAAGAACTGAGGCCGTGTATTACGAGGATTCCAAGTCTGCTGCTGAAGCAGCAGCTGAAGCAGCTAAGAAAGCAATTGCTGCTGCTGAAGTTGCTGCTTATATGGCTATGAAGGAGTCTATTGAAGCTCCTCAACCATATGCTTACAATGATAAGTTGTATAACTCAGGAGTCAACTCTGGGACCTTCCAATCAAACAATCCTGCAAAATGTGGCCAGAACATGACTCCAAAATCTACAACTGAAGAGAAAATGTACAGGTCACAGAGCGTACCAAGATCTGATCATCTGAACAGTGAGGATACATTGCCTGACCAATATGGTGGAAATGATTATAGGAGGCACAGCTACCATCCAACTTCTGCGCATTCAGATATTAAGTTTGATGAATCAGATTGTGATGAAGAAATTGAAGCAGAAGAACCTCCTGTGGTTACTATGCCCCCTAATCGGTTTCCATCACCAGTACCTTCATCTATGGTTAAACAGGATAGCCGCATTCATGTTCATCCCAAATTGCCAGATTATGATGAACTTGCTGCCCGCTTTGATGCACTAAAATTCAAGAAGTCACAATCCTGAACCCACTTTAGCAACCAACTGTTTATGaatctatttaattaatttatacacaaTACATATAAGAATGGTATATTTTGTTACATAGAGATACTAAGAACATTGGATGCTATACTTTGGTACGTACGGTTCTGCCTCagcatgttatatttttttctggAATAGTATTAACTTTCCTCAACTCTCAGTAATTATTCCATCATTCTGAATATACTACATGATAGGGGCATGAAATTCTAAAAGTGTAATGAAAACTATCGTAATCTGAACTTACAGAATGAATGTCCAAGTCCCTGTTAAGCTTATTATGTAATGGAAACTATTATAATCTGAATTTGTAGTGTTACTAATTTGATTGTTGTGACAAATAGCTCAATGTTTATTTAACAATTGATGATCTACACATCAGCACGACTCTCAAAATGCATCTTACAAGTGAAAGAACTTCACTTCTTGAGAAGGTACTCCATATTTGGAAAGAAATTATCCACTAAAAGTATGTATAGTATTAGTAGTTGCTCGCTGAATTATGGCCCCTCTCTCTCCCGTCATAAGAGACTTGAGAGGTATCCTATGTATAACTGTACAACTGTTTGAGACTTTGAGCATACATTGGTTGTTTTGATATTGGAATTTTGAGATTTTGAAATGACTTATTATTAGCAAACCGTTCGTAGTGCATACCATGGGAAACCAACAAGGTTTGTGCCATGTAaatttataaatcataaaaatgtAGACACAAATAAGTTTTAGTAATCCTTTATGctactttttttataagactaaaattaaaagtttataaGTTTTTACAAGACTCAATCTAAAATTTcacttacattaattattttcacaaaaatattcttaattatgagtatttttgtgaatttaataaataataagattaatgtattattatctcaattctaaaataaagatcatgttagttttttaatataatattaatttttttcttattaatattcCTAATAAGTAttactttagttttttaatGTCATACTAATAGTCTAATATCACTatctttcatctatttaatCAGTTTAGTTATGtatatcattttctttctcctatttattaatgtttctttgtatttttttgtccACAAGAATTATTGTGTTAGaaagtttataataattcatgcaCTCTTGTTTAACTAAGTAATAGActctttgatatttttttatatgtagaaaacaacttaaaatgatacttattttaggacacataaaataatattttaaactttttgttAGTTTAACTTTGTGTTGTATAAAGACTTTTTAGgaatttacttttacttttcatGGTCggtcaataaaaattataacaataaatatattattgataaaagagattaaaagaattaaaactaataaaaatatttttaaaagaataaaaatatgtcTCATTCGTGTTAGGCATGatttaggaaaaatatataaatttaagataaatttaatccTGCTAgctatattaaataatttttaaatcttaattaaattagttaattgagttttattaaaaaaaaactgaaagagtaattttttatggcttcttaattttattttgccttctttttgttttgttgtata from Glycine soja cultivar W05 chromosome 16, ASM419377v2, whole genome shotgun sequence harbors:
- the LOC114389538 gene encoding IST1-like protein; the protein is MTVASAASSRTKRLVKLTLSLLRLGFNSSKCKTAAKMAVARIKLLRNKREVVVRQMRRDIALLLQSGQDATARIRVEHVMREQNVLAANEFIELFCELVVARLPIISKQRECPADLKEGIASLIFAAPRCSEIPELVALKNIFDKKYGKDFVSAAVDLRPSCGVNRQLIEKLSVRTPPGEVKLKVLKEIAKEHQIDWDTTESETELLKPPEELIVGPRAFVSASSLPVKHSSNVSVESNQPATRLSGGGRTEAVYYEDSKSAAEAAAEAAKKAIAAAEVAAYMAMKESIEAPQPYAYNDKLYNSGVNSGTFQSNNPAKCGQNMTPKSTTEEKMYRSQSVPRSDHLNSEDTLPDQYGGNDYRRHSYHPTSAHSDIKFDESDCDEEIEAEEPPVVTMPPNRFPSPVPSSMVKQDSRIHVHPKLPDYDELAARFDALKFKKSQS